Proteins encoded in a region of the Patescibacteria group bacterium genome:
- the rfbD gene encoding dTDP-4-dehydrorhamnose reductase produces MNKDTKILILGAQGMLGQDLSKVFFDFDLTLWDRSEIDISDEYQVIKKISDLKPRIIINCAAYTAVDDCETHKDQALRINNQAVSYLALAAKNIGAILVQISTDYVFDGKNKKGYSEDSQEFGPVNFYGESKLLGEKSLQNIADKYYLIRTSWLYGKNGKNFVETMLRFGKEKKEIKVVNDQFGKPTYTVDLARQILYILNNALPFGIYHATNETKEGGISWNEFAQKIFELAKLDVKIIPCTSQEFIRPAKRPQYSALINTKLPLMRNWDEALKEYLDNKS; encoded by the coding sequence ATGAATAAAGACACTAAAATTTTAATCTTAGGCGCTCAGGGAATGTTGGGACAAGACTTGTCCAAGGTTTTTTTTGATTTTGATTTAACTTTGTGGGATAGGTCTGAAATTGACATAAGCGATGAATATCAAGTCATAAAGAAAATTTCAGACTTAAAGCCTCGGATAATAATTAACTGTGCGGCTTATACTGCTGTTGATGATTGTGAAACTCATAAAGATCAGGCTTTGCGCATTAATAATCAAGCTGTGAGTTATTTGGCTTTGGCCGCCAAAAACATTGGCGCGATTTTAGTCCAGATTTCCACTGATTATGTTTTTGACGGGAAGAATAAAAAAGGGTATTCAGAAGATTCTCAAGAATTTGGGCCGGTAAATTTTTATGGCGAATCAAAATTATTAGGGGAAAAATCCTTGCAAAATATTGCTGATAAATATTATTTAATCCGGACTTCCTGGCTTTACGGTAAAAACGGCAAGAACTTTGTGGAGACAATGTTACGATTTGGCAAAGAGAAAAAAGAAATTAAAGTAGTCAATGACCAGTTTGGCAAGCCGACTTATACAGTTGACTTGGCCAGGCAAATTTTATATATTTTAAATAATGCTTTGCCGTTTGGAATTTATCATGCGACTAATGAGACAAAAGAAGGCGGCATTAGCTGGAATGAATTTGCTCAAAAAATTTTTGAACTCGCAAAATTAGATGTTAAGATTATCCCTTGTACTAGCCAAGAATTTATCCGGCCAGCCAAACGGCCTCAATATTCAGCCTTGATTAATACTAAACTGCCATTAATGCGCAATTGGGATGAGGCGCTTAAGGAATATCTTGATAATAAGTCTTAA